A window from Phalacrocorax aristotelis chromosome 5, bGulAri2.1, whole genome shotgun sequence encodes these proteins:
- the FADD gene encoding FAS-associated death domain protein yields MDPFLSLLHSFSQRLSGNELASLKFLCRDKIGKRKLEAVQSGGELFSILLEQQLIASDNVSFLEGLFEGIKREDLISLLKQFAEGREVSSADDQPDPHEKRLQDAAIEVICENVGRDWKMLMRKLGISEVQMERIMAANPYNLHEQLFQSLRVWRKGKGKDAKVLDLIKALRACNMNLVADRVEQKLLLLNTGTR; encoded by the exons ATGGACCCGTTCTTGAGTCTGCTGCACTCGTTTTCCCAGAGGTTGTCGGGCAATGAGCTTGCTTCCCTGAAGTTTCTCTGCCGGGACAAAATTGGGAAAAGGAAGCTTGAGGCTGTCCAAAGCGGCGGGGAGCTCTTCAGCATCCTTCTCGAGCAGCAGCTGATTGCGAGCGACAACGTGTCGTTTCTTGAAGGCTTGTTTGAGGGCATCAAAAGAGAAGATTTGATCTCGCTGCTAAAGCAGTTCgcagagggaagggaagttAGTTCTGCTGATGATCAACCAGATCCGCATGAAAAAC GTCTGCAGGACGCAGCTATTGAAGTTATATGTGAAAATGTCGGGAGAGACTGGAAAATGCTCATGCGAAAACTTGGTATCTCTGAAGTGCAGATGGAGAGAATAATGGCAGCCAACCCATATAATTTGCATGAACAGTTGTTTCAGTCACTTCGAGTGTGGcggaaagggaagggaaaggatgCAAAGGTGCTTGACTTAATAAAAGCTCTTCGGGCCTGTAATATGAATTTGGTGGCAGACAGAGTTGAACAGAAGCTTTTGCTACTGAACACTGGAACCAGgtga